One segment of Methylotenera versatilis 79 DNA contains the following:
- a CDS encoding NAD(P)-dependent alcohol dehydrogenase, with protein sequence MSKAISYAAVSAKEKLAPLSFERREVGAKDIQIEILFCGVCHSDLHTARNEWQNSVYPVIPGHEIVGRVTSVGAEVKAFKAGDLAGVGCLVDSCGVCEDCKDGLEQYCDQEVFTYNSPDKHTGKMTYGGYSNQIVVDEHFVLHISDKLDLAAVAPLLCAGITTYSPLKHWKVGPGSKVGIVGLGGLGHMGVKLAHAMGAHVVLFTTSANKVEDAKRLGADEVVISKNPDEMKAHLKSFDFILNTVAAAHNLDVFTELLKRDGTMCLNGVPEHAHPSPNIGSLIFKRRQIAGSLIGGIKETQEMLDFCAEHNITSDIEIIDIKDINESYERMVKGDVKYRFVIDMATLKA encoded by the coding sequence ATGTCAAAAGCCATCAGTTATGCAGCAGTTTCTGCTAAAGAAAAATTAGCCCCATTAAGTTTTGAACGTCGTGAAGTGGGCGCTAAAGATATACAGATCGAGATTTTATTCTGCGGCGTTTGCCACTCAGATCTCCATACCGCACGCAATGAATGGCAAAACTCAGTTTACCCAGTTATTCCTGGACATGAGATTGTAGGCCGTGTGACTAGCGTGGGCGCTGAAGTTAAAGCTTTTAAAGCCGGTGATTTAGCGGGCGTAGGTTGTTTGGTCGATTCATGCGGCGTGTGTGAAGACTGTAAAGATGGTTTAGAACAATATTGCGACCAAGAAGTGTTTACTTACAACAGCCCAGACAAACACACAGGCAAAATGACGTATGGCGGATATTCAAATCAAATAGTAGTCGACGAACATTTCGTTTTACATATTTCAGACAAGTTAGATTTAGCTGCAGTGGCGCCATTATTGTGCGCAGGTATCACCACCTACTCACCATTAAAACACTGGAAAGTTGGGCCAGGCAGTAAAGTCGGTATCGTTGGTTTAGGCGGACTTGGTCACATGGGTGTAAAACTCGCGCATGCAATGGGTGCGCATGTGGTTTTATTTACGACCTCTGCCAATAAAGTTGAAGATGCTAAACGATTAGGCGCAGATGAAGTGGTCATCTCAAAAAATCCAGATGAAATGAAAGCGCATCTTAAAAGCTTTGATTTCATTTTAAATACCGTCGCAGCCGCGCATAACCTGGATGTGTTTACCGAATTACTCAAACGTGATGGCACCATGTGTTTGAATGGCGTGCCCGAGCATGCACATCCTTCACCGAATATTGGTAGCTTGATCTTTAAACGCAGGCAAATTGCTGGTTCATTGATTGGCGGCATTAAAGAAACGCAAGAAATGTTAGATTTTTGTGCCGAGCACAATATCACTTCTGATATTGAAATTATCGATATCAAAGATATCAATGAATCTTACGAGCGCATGGTTAAAGGCGATGTGAAATATCGTTTTGTGATCGATATGGCGACATTAAAAGCTTAG
- a CDS encoding DUF2798 domain-containing protein → MKIQIPKRYTHYVFAFFMAGIMACLMCMVIVAANSGIHHDYFQHVIHAYLLAMPVAFVCVLIVRPIVVKLVALVVTAD, encoded by the coding sequence ATGAAAATACAAATACCCAAACGTTACACCCACTATGTGTTCGCATTTTTCATGGCGGGCATTATGGCTTGTTTAATGTGCATGGTGATTGTTGCTGCCAATAGCGGAATTCATCATGATTATTTTCAGCATGTCATCCATGCTTATCTATTGGCAATGCCTGTCGCATTCGTGTGCGTGCTTATTGTTAGGCCTATTGTTGTTAAGCTTGTTGCTTTAGTCGTCACAGCAGATTGA
- a CDS encoding LysR family transcriptional regulator, translating into MDTLRSIESFVKAVEGRSIAAGARMQGITPAAASQNILRLESSLNARLLTRTTRSLALTEAGEIYYAKVRHIISDIESAKSLVTELQGEPQGRLKIAASAAFGRHVLSSIIQTFTALYPKLSIELVLTYRNVDHIKEDVDISIRLKQQLELGLVARKIATIPVIYCASPAYLARKGQPKEPEELQHHNCLMFRTSMNGRLFSWGFIRDELRFEPDIKPFIISNDIDSLAELTISGVGITRLAAFIANPLIKNEKLVALFQQQKTTQTQLEAHSDSEPLEFYACFRDQHAMTLKVKAFMNHLVDSLPTTWELA; encoded by the coding sequence ATGGACACATTAAGAAGTATTGAAAGTTTTGTTAAAGCAGTAGAAGGCAGAAGTATTGCTGCCGGCGCTCGCATGCAAGGTATCACGCCCGCAGCAGCGAGTCAGAATATTTTACGGCTGGAGTCTTCATTAAATGCGCGTTTGCTTACACGTACAACACGTAGTTTAGCGTTAACCGAGGCAGGTGAAATCTATTATGCCAAAGTGCGTCATATCATCAGTGATATCGAAAGCGCGAAGTCATTAGTCACCGAACTGCAAGGAGAACCTCAAGGACGCTTAAAGATTGCAGCATCTGCTGCATTTGGTCGTCACGTGCTGTCTTCAATCATCCAAACATTCACTGCGCTATATCCAAAATTGTCCATTGAACTGGTTTTAACTTATCGCAATGTTGACCATATTAAAGAAGATGTCGATATCAGCATTCGCTTGAAGCAACAATTAGAATTGGGTTTGGTGGCTAGAAAAATCGCAACAATACCCGTTATATATTGTGCTTCACCCGCTTATCTGGCGCGGAAAGGACAACCTAAAGAACCTGAGGAGTTACAACATCACAATTGCCTGATGTTTCGTACTTCGATGAATGGACGTTTGTTTAGCTGGGGATTTATTCGTGATGAGTTGAGATTCGAGCCAGATATTAAACCTTTTATTATCAGCAACGATATAGACTCGCTAGCTGAATTGACTATTAGCGGCGTTGGGATTACCAGGCTTGCCGCATTTATCGCAAATCCTTTAATCAAAAATGAGAAATTAGTCGCTTTATTCCAACAGCAGAAAACAACTCAAACTCAATTAGAAGCTCATTCGGATAGCGAACCTTTAGAGTTCTACGCTTGTTTTCGTGACCAACATGCCATGACATTAAAAGTAAAAGCGTTTATGAATCATCTGGTTGATTCGCTGCCCACAACATGGGAGCTAGCCTGA
- a CDS encoding YccF domain-containing protein: MSLIGNILWFIFGGALMGLGWWLAGLLAFLSIICIPWGKACFVIGTFTFFPFGKEAVSRKHINKKDDIGTGTLGLIGNIIWFLIAGWWLAIGHLLAAIACFVTIIGIPFGIQHMKLAVIAIAPIGKTIVDK, translated from the coding sequence TTGAGTTTAATCGGCAATATCTTATGGTTTATTTTCGGTGGCGCTTTAATGGGATTAGGCTGGTGGCTTGCAGGTTTGCTCGCTTTCCTCTCGATTATTTGTATCCCTTGGGGTAAGGCTTGTTTTGTCATCGGCACCTTTACTTTTTTCCCATTCGGAAAAGAAGCGGTCAGCCGGAAACATATCAATAAAAAAGATGATATCGGTACAGGCACCTTAGGCTTAATCGGCAATATTATTTGGTTTTTAATTGCGGGTTGGTGGCTTGCGATTGGCCACTTGTTAGCCGCTATTGCCTGTTTTGTAACAATTATCGGCATCCCTTTTGGTATTCAACATATGAAGCTTGCTGTCATCGCCATCGCGCCGATTGGTAAAACGATTGTGGATAAATAA
- a CDS encoding DUF6279 family lipoprotein: MRFIQTVLILLLACSINSCGFVKTAYNNAPKALSWWLDDYFDFTTAQKAVLNPALHRVHDWHRQNQLPNYIKTLQALQIIVAKEQFSPNEACEKIDQFKDNFNQLQSEFIPTIIEIAPLLTDKQLQYFHAKLEKRALKWKSEWWQETPEEQLSMRLEKIEDLAEKIYGDLNDAQHTLLKQNLAITPVNPALSYAEILRRNEDVEQIVTALHNQSLSPENKTQLVKDGFERLQNSPNPTYQTYANQMKKRTCEIIADLHASTDSKQKQHANDWLESYIVQLSSLSVSKKQ, encoded by the coding sequence ATGCGATTTATTCAAACTGTTTTAATTCTATTACTGGCATGTTCAATCAATAGCTGTGGATTTGTTAAAACCGCTTATAACAACGCACCAAAAGCCCTTAGCTGGTGGTTAGATGATTACTTTGATTTTACTACTGCACAAAAAGCTGTTTTAAACCCTGCTTTGCATCGCGTGCATGATTGGCATCGCCAAAATCAATTACCCAATTACATTAAAACGCTGCAAGCGTTACAAATTATCGTTGCCAAAGAACAATTTAGCCCTAATGAAGCGTGTGAAAAAATTGATCAATTTAAGGACAATTTCAATCAACTTCAATCTGAGTTTATTCCCACTATTATTGAAATAGCGCCGTTGTTAACCGACAAACAGCTGCAATATTTTCATGCAAAATTAGAGAAACGTGCGCTTAAATGGAAATCTGAATGGTGGCAAGAAACACCTGAAGAACAATTGTCTATGCGGCTTGAAAAAATTGAAGATCTGGCTGAAAAAATCTATGGTGACTTAAATGATGCGCAACACACTTTGTTGAAACAAAACCTTGCCATAACGCCGGTTAATCCAGCGCTAAGTTATGCCGAGATATTGAGACGCAATGAAGATGTTGAGCAGATTGTCACTGCGTTACACAATCAATCACTAAGCCCCGAAAACAAAACACAATTGGTTAAGGATGGCTTTGAGCGACTACAAAACAGCCCGAATCCTACGTATCAAACGTATGCAAATCAGATGAAAAAACGTACCTGCGAAATCATTGCCGATTTACATGCCAGCACTGACAGTAAACAAAAACAACATGCTAACGATTGGTTAGAGAGTTACATCGTGCAACTCTCTAGCTTATCTGTGAGTAAAAAACAGTAG
- a CDS encoding DUF3617 domain-containing protein: MRNNLFFSSVLTGIFLTLTAFALATTANAAENSMKPGLWEVTTTSNLLSLASQIPPDQMENINQLAKEYGFEMPAIQNGAAISNACVTQEMANKKLMPSSFQEQAGCKVNKATQNGNSYRVEFICKNPQLDGSGVAEGTFTNAESFTGQTVFNGTVQGSPIKDQANMSGKWVSASCGNSKPLQQ; encoded by the coding sequence ATGCGTAACAACTTATTTTTTTCTAGCGTTTTAACTGGCATTTTTTTAACACTTACTGCATTTGCATTAGCAACAACTGCCAATGCTGCCGAAAACTCAATGAAACCAGGCCTTTGGGAAGTGACGACTACTTCTAATCTATTGAGTCTAGCATCACAAATTCCACCAGACCAAATGGAAAACATCAATCAATTAGCCAAAGAATATGGTTTTGAAATGCCCGCCATTCAAAATGGTGCAGCAATATCCAATGCCTGTGTCACGCAAGAAATGGCGAATAAGAAGTTAATGCCGAGTTCGTTTCAAGAACAAGCTGGTTGCAAAGTGAATAAAGCCACGCAAAACGGCAATAGCTATCGCGTGGAATTCATCTGCAAAAATCCGCAATTAGACGGTAGCGGTGTGGCAGAAGGTACTTTCACCAATGCAGAAAGTTTTACCGGACAAACGGTATTCAATGGCACGGTTCAAGGCAGCCCAATTAAAGATCAGGCCAATATGAGTGGTAAATGGGTTTCTGCAAGCTGTGGCAATAGCAAGCCCTTGCAACAATAA